In the Elizabethkingia bruuniana genome, GTCTATGGTTCTGTAATTCATATAATAATAGGGATTTATTGTGCCATCAATGTCTTCCAAACCTATATCCTGAAGGCTGATATCTTGTTTAATTCTTTTATGGAGTGAAGTCCATAACGTGAAGCTATAGTTGAAATTCACTGCCAAAATCTCAGTATCGGACTGAAATTCATTAAGTCTTTGGGATACAAACTGAATTTTATCGGAATTAAAATCTAATGTTATATTGTCCAGAGAGACAATAAAGTCATACTTCTCCATATTTTCCATCATGGAATAATAAGATAATCCATTTTCCTTAATGTCTTTTAGCATATGAAAGTTCGGAGCACCATTAGGGTCGATATAGTAGGCATTTTCAATAGTCATTTTCCGGTATAACTTCTGTAAAAGGTTCTGTATTCCCATTGCATTTCTTTGCATTTTTAACAATGGTTTATCCTCGGTTGCATTGTCACTAAGAGCAATAATGGTTTTTCCTATAATCTTTTCCTGAAAACCTTCTGTAAAAGGTTCAATACTTCCTCCAGCAGGAAAAGAAGCATTACCTTCTACTTCCACAACACCAATAAAAGGATAAAGATTGAGTCCCTTTTTTCTGTAGATCTCAAGGAGCTCTTTCTGTCGTTTGGTGAGTACGGGAATATCAATTCCTTTTCTGTATTCAAAAGCAGTATTTTCAACTGTTATCTGACTGTCGGAAGTTATTCCTGATAACTGAATAGTTTTGCTTTCATCAAGAGGCAAAAGATTAGAAGGCTTTATAAGTATAGTAGCTGTTTTCTCTCCTGCGGACAATATCACTTTTGGATGGTCCAGCTTCATTGTATTCTCAGCATTCTGAAGATTCAGGTCAATTGTAAGTTCCTTTTCCAGAGCTTTTACCAGCATTAATTTTACCACGATATAATCATTGGACTGGTCTTC is a window encoding:
- a CDS encoding DUF4929 family protein, which codes for MDTTMKYCTINLYTKLILLFILTFSVSSCMPDDERNTYRGENKVTFSLNKSQIEDQSNDYIVVKLMLVKALEKELTIDLNLQNAENTMKLDHPKVILSAGEKTATILIKPSNLLPLDESKTIQLSGITSDSQITVENTAFEYRKGIDIPVLTKRQKELLEIYRKKGLNLYPFIGVVEVEGNASFPAGGSIEPFTEGFQEKIIGKTIIALSDNATEDKPLLKMQRNAMGIQNLLQKLYRKMTIENAYYIDPNGAPNFHMLKDIKENGLSYYSMMENMEKYDFIVSLDNITLDFNSDKIQFVSQRLNEFQSDTEILAVNFNYSFTLWTSLHKRIKQDISLQDIGLEDIDGTINPYYYMNYRTIDKDDNERGNWKPAKAVINKKDNTLHFSFPMDFYNSDDYMLTNVIYKGKNIVQ